A single genomic interval of Granulicella tundricola MP5ACTX9 harbors:
- the fbp gene encoding class 1 fructose-bisphosphatase, producing the protein MAKITTVQQHIAKQHEEFSEEGVTLGWLMGGLTLATKMIEAKIRSAGLTDVYGAFGAENVQGEQQQKLDVYANEALMDSLGARGSVAALVSEEDEAPVTFDRTIEKGKYIIVFDPLDGSSNIDVNVNVGTIFSVHQRLPAAEGTLAESILQPGTKQVAAGYVVYGPSTVLVYTTGHGVHAFTLDPTIGAFVLTAEHMKMPDKGPYYSVNEANAGTWPEGYEAYVTSLRTTGYSSRYIGSLVADFHRTLLKGGVFLYPPTKKQPGGKLRLLYEANPLAFIAEQAGGLASSGSGRILEIKPEGIHQRTPFMVGSKSEMEAFQKALYK; encoded by the coding sequence ATGGCAAAGATCACGACCGTGCAGCAGCACATCGCAAAGCAGCATGAAGAGTTCTCGGAAGAAGGCGTAACCCTCGGCTGGCTCATGGGCGGACTCACCCTCGCCACCAAGATGATCGAAGCCAAGATCCGCTCCGCCGGCCTTACCGACGTCTACGGTGCCTTCGGCGCCGAGAACGTCCAGGGCGAGCAGCAGCAGAAGCTCGACGTCTACGCCAACGAGGCCCTCATGGACTCGCTCGGCGCACGCGGCTCCGTCGCCGCCCTCGTCAGCGAGGAGGACGAAGCCCCCGTCACCTTCGACCGCACCATCGAGAAGGGCAAGTACATCATTGTCTTCGACCCCCTCGACGGCAGCTCTAACATCGACGTCAACGTCAACGTAGGCACCATCTTCAGCGTCCACCAGCGCCTCCCCGCCGCAGAAGGCACCCTCGCCGAGTCCATCCTCCAGCCCGGCACCAAGCAGGTCGCCGCCGGCTACGTCGTCTACGGGCCTTCAACTGTGTTGGTCTACACCACGGGCCATGGTGTCCACGCCTTCACCCTGGACCCCACCATCGGTGCCTTCGTTCTCACCGCCGAGCACATGAAGATGCCCGACAAGGGCCCCTACTACAGCGTCAACGAGGCCAACGCCGGGACCTGGCCCGAAGGCTACGAGGCTTACGTGACCAGCCTCCGCACCACCGGCTATAGCTCCCGTTATATCGGCAGCCTCGTCGCCGACTTCCACCGCACCCTCCTCAAGGGCGGCGTCTTCCTCTATCCCCCCACCAAAAAGCAGCCCGGCGGCAAGCTCCGCCTCCTCTACGAGGCCAACCCCCTCGCCTTCATCGCCGAGCAGGCCGGCGGCCTGGCCTCCAGCGGTTCCGGACGCATCCTCGAGATCAAACCCGAGGGCATCCACCAGCGCACCCCCTTCATGGTCGGCAGCAAATCAGAAATGGAAGCTTTTCAGAAGGCACTGTACAAATGA
- a CDS encoding alanyl-tRNA editing protein: protein MTFNSVVTDIRLESRTGLVGTWLMSLDHTEFLPGSTGILEAVTRSGTRLEIPVTSVITDDDGVTWHVVEKPLAAGTDVTGRTG, encoded by the coding sequence ATGACCTTCAACTCCGTCGTCACAGACATCCGTCTCGAATCCCGCACCGGCCTCGTAGGCACCTGGCTCATGTCGCTCGATCACACCGAGTTCCTCCCCGGCTCAACCGGGATACTTGAGGCGGTCACCCGCTCCGGCACCCGCCTCGAGATCCCCGTCACCTCCGTTATCACCGACGACGACGGAGTCACCTGGCATGTCGTCGAAAAACCGCTCGCCGCCGGCACGGACGTCACCGGTCGAACAGGTTAG
- a CDS encoding Ig-like domain repeat protein, with protein MTVSRRFAAASLVALFLPLLQSTFAGAQAPAVATGDTRTVTEPVIPAACQALQASFHDANDDVPASVEAGSTNLDQARLQAALTACTGTGKAVELTQDGAGNNAFLTGPISIPAGVILLLDPGVTLYFSRNAQDYDTTPGTHTCGTVSGASNTASCKNLISITKADGAGIMGFGKMNARGGDVVLNSFATPGYQGSTAGKTWWDIANDATTYNGSQQNPRGIQITSSNNVSLYKFTFRNPPNFHIAINTANGLTVWGIKIVTPYSAHNTDGIDPGNSSNVTIRNSWISDGDDNVAVGAPSALTQNMSIIHNHFFAGHGESIGSYTTGGVNNILFDDNLLYGDADVDGSNSTGIRIKSANDRGNVVQNVQYSNSCFANHGTQMQFTPIYNTNAGTLTPNFKNILLQNLRFSNQGPVPTGSFTFLGASNNGTINPLGVTLDNVTIDTAASANLIAPSNAQITLGPGQVSTNLASLLLPYNGSNGNTITDARTASSLVPPACNFIFLASEITGPSGVSQAVTTGQFPTAVVILTPAIAATGYPYPTGTLTVTDEANRSFTATLTGAGDTTFIPITNAPAGTHSYTASYSGNAVYSAITGIGTFTATVSGGALPATATSISGVPASTTYGTPFTVTANVTGANPTGSLGFLLNGAVYATVPLSGTGASYSFNLPIGSYTISAVYNGDVANAGSISTASNVTLAGAATTTTLQSSTTSTTVGVPVTLTATVSSAAGMPAGTVTFTYTSTTVTHATTLGTATLANGVATYSALLPEGTDSIVATYTATGNYGGSASTNSIQISVQAAPPIPAATAPIALPYTLTTIAGGGTTTSNATCIGHTDTFGDGCAATAVMITGTGTAADLRSVAADPFGNVYFTDANAALVRRVGINGIVTNFAGYVTGTACVPTSTTGCTPTLVKLTGKPRGIYSDPQGDLFIAGYGDNKVQMVGLSDGKMYLVAGTGSGPTNTTDPAGDGGPAVSALLKGPRAAATDAAGNIYIADSGDNRIREVLNPASGLPGAGNIQTVAGTGVTSSTGDGGLATIATISNPQGVAVDTSGNLYISESSHVRVVCVACSSGSGLSALLVKLGVSAPANGNIYTIAGTASSSNPSLTPGLGTTVNMSPQKISLDPNGNLYIADSGNNVVWFEDGRTGYTSLLVGGGTAFTCTGSAIGDGCVATQGIVGSNGGNGFGIGLDGKGNLYVSDSTNLRIRKVLNNLRFPGGPVGAAIAQTVKFHFLPGDTPATLAVSSSEFALSTGNCIANKTDTTTDCTYSVTFTPKVAGLRTSSLGVATSLGNPGTLGLSGNGVGAGATLDPATQLSFGTNVTPNAIAIDNSGNVFVADSGSETVLEYAAGSASQGSAAVGKTVQSFMNPAALATDSMGNVYVADATTGFITVLSPNGTSRTLSTSFSAPRGLAVDALDNLYVADAGAKTLTEIGVNGVAARTLVTAGLTAPGALAVDSNSNVFVADSSAGAVYRIDGQTLASSTVTTAATAPRALAIDAAGNLIIADSSSNQLLAIPANTASAPFAVATGLPANALAMDGAGNLYTASATNQLLELLRTQATTTFNGTAAAPATVSLLSTGNAIANLALTSPDQTNFALAFSTSNGCSGTAAAIVVTTGSTCQFTSTFTPSSRNNFTNTATLAGNAANAALATPPTLEIIQTGNNAPFPVALTFGSSVPASPVVGDTIMLNASITSIYGTPSGTVVFSVDGNALPASPVSNGAASTTVSGLTAGNHNVAATFTSSDPAFANASATAVVLTVQKASANVMLSIDNASQIYGAANSATVTIATSSGTPTGTVQFLIDGVNSGTPVPVSGGIAKYALPTLTAGKHVITAAYSGDSSFASANAAGITVTVSQATAAVALTTNPSTANTGASIMLTANVTSSAGAPSGTIQFFTGSTALGSPVQLTAGIATLSTTALPSGRDSVTATYSGDTNFGTITSLATTVIVKTLPTLALTVSPAIPVAGEPQGQNETFTATLSSASSATGTVTFLDGASPLGAAVALTNGSATFSTNAFAVGTHSITAQYSGDTLNAGAASTPLTFTTLSSLLPGFAASSVSSLTVAAGGSATGTLTLTPGTLYGGTITLSCASPSATLTCSMSPASLTFSTSTSIPQTAAVTVTASANQARLGSPFPGDMGIRLAAIFGLPGLAMLGLRRQNRSRLMLLLLLAAATCGLYSVTGCAGSGANASGNVILVITATDGKNSQNIPVYVTVTR; from the coding sequence ATGACTGTTTCCCGCCGATTTGCTGCCGCTTCGCTCGTTGCCCTCTTCCTGCCTTTGCTGCAGTCCACCTTCGCAGGGGCGCAGGCTCCGGCAGTCGCCACCGGCGATACCCGGACCGTGACCGAACCGGTAATCCCGGCAGCATGCCAAGCACTTCAGGCTTCCTTCCATGATGCAAACGATGACGTGCCCGCTTCAGTCGAGGCAGGCTCGACCAATCTCGATCAAGCCCGTCTGCAGGCTGCACTCACGGCATGCACCGGGACGGGGAAGGCTGTGGAACTGACGCAGGATGGTGCAGGTAACAACGCCTTCCTCACCGGGCCAATCTCCATTCCGGCTGGCGTCATCCTGCTGCTCGACCCCGGCGTTACCTTGTACTTCTCTCGCAACGCGCAGGACTATGACACCACTCCAGGCACGCATACGTGCGGTACCGTCAGCGGTGCCAGCAACACCGCAAGCTGCAAGAACCTCATCAGCATTACGAAGGCGGACGGCGCGGGCATCATGGGCTTCGGCAAGATGAACGCTCGCGGCGGAGACGTTGTGCTGAACAGCTTTGCAACGCCCGGCTATCAGGGAAGCACTGCCGGCAAGACGTGGTGGGATATCGCAAACGACGCCACAACCTACAACGGCAGCCAGCAGAATCCACGCGGCATCCAGATCACAAGCTCCAACAATGTGTCGCTGTACAAGTTTACTTTTCGCAATCCACCCAACTTTCATATCGCGATCAACACGGCCAACGGCCTGACCGTCTGGGGAATCAAGATCGTGACGCCGTACAGCGCGCACAACACGGACGGGATCGACCCAGGCAATTCAAGCAATGTGACGATCCGCAACAGTTGGATCTCGGACGGCGACGACAACGTCGCCGTGGGCGCTCCGAGTGCCTTGACCCAGAACATGTCCATCATTCATAACCACTTCTTCGCTGGGCATGGTGAATCGATCGGGAGCTACACGACCGGTGGCGTCAACAACATCCTCTTCGACGACAACCTGCTCTACGGAGACGCGGATGTGGATGGCAGCAACTCCACCGGAATTCGGATCAAGTCTGCCAACGATCGCGGGAACGTGGTTCAGAACGTGCAGTACTCGAACTCCTGCTTTGCGAATCATGGAACGCAGATGCAGTTCACGCCGATCTACAACACCAACGCCGGCACATTGACCCCGAACTTCAAGAACATCCTGCTACAGAACCTGCGCTTCTCCAATCAAGGACCAGTGCCCACAGGCTCCTTCACCTTCCTTGGAGCGAGCAACAACGGCACCATCAATCCCCTCGGCGTCACGCTGGACAACGTGACGATCGATACCGCCGCGTCCGCAAACCTGATCGCTCCATCGAATGCACAGATTACGCTTGGGCCAGGGCAGGTCTCTACCAATCTGGCTTCGCTGCTCTTGCCCTATAACGGCAGCAACGGCAATACCATCACGGATGCGCGGACCGCCTCCTCGCTGGTGCCGCCCGCATGCAACTTCATCTTCCTTGCGTCTGAGATCACCGGCCCTTCAGGCGTGAGCCAGGCCGTCACGACGGGCCAATTTCCGACCGCAGTGGTAATCCTTACCCCCGCGATTGCAGCCACCGGCTACCCCTATCCGACAGGAACCCTGACCGTAACCGACGAGGCCAATCGCAGCTTTACCGCAACCCTCACCGGTGCAGGCGATACGACCTTCATTCCCATCACCAACGCGCCCGCCGGTACGCACTCCTATACCGCGAGCTATAGCGGCAACGCCGTTTACTCCGCCATCACGGGAATCGGCACCTTCACCGCCACGGTAAGCGGCGGCGCGCTTCCCGCGACCGCGACATCGATCAGTGGCGTGCCAGCCTCAACCACCTATGGCACTCCGTTTACGGTCACGGCGAACGTCACCGGAGCGAATCCAACGGGATCACTGGGTTTCCTGCTCAATGGTGCCGTCTACGCGACCGTACCGCTGTCCGGCACCGGCGCTTCGTACTCCTTCAATCTGCCGATCGGCAGCTACACCATCTCCGCCGTCTACAACGGTGATGTCGCCAACGCGGGTTCCATCTCCACCGCGAGCAACGTCACACTGGCAGGCGCCGCGACCACAACCACCCTGCAAAGCTCCACCACTTCCACAACAGTCGGCGTGCCCGTGACCCTCACAGCCACCGTAAGCTCCGCTGCGGGGATGCCGGCAGGGACCGTCACGTTTACCTACACCAGCACCACGGTGACTCATGCCACGACGCTTGGAACAGCGACCCTGGCAAACGGTGTCGCGACTTACAGCGCCTTATTGCCGGAAGGGACGGACAGCATCGTCGCCACCTATACCGCGACCGGCAACTACGGCGGCTCCGCGTCCACGAACTCCATCCAGATCAGCGTGCAGGCTGCACCACCCATCCCCGCAGCAACAGCACCCATCGCACTGCCCTACACCCTGACAACGATCGCCGGCGGTGGCACCACAACCTCAAACGCAACTTGCATTGGACACACTGACACCTTTGGTGATGGCTGCGCAGCCACGGCCGTGATGATCACAGGCACCGGCACGGCTGCAGACCTCCGCAGTGTTGCCGCAGACCCCTTCGGCAACGTGTACTTCACGGATGCGAATGCCGCCCTGGTTCGCCGCGTCGGAATCAACGGTATCGTCACCAACTTCGCAGGATATGTAACCGGAACGGCCTGCGTTCCCACATCCACCACCGGATGCACCCCGACGCTGGTCAAACTGACCGGCAAGCCGCGCGGCATCTACAGCGATCCGCAAGGCGACCTCTTCATCGCAGGGTATGGCGATAACAAGGTTCAGATGGTGGGTCTCAGCGACGGAAAGATGTATCTGGTCGCAGGCACCGGCAGCGGACCGACGAACACCACCGACCCCGCAGGTGATGGTGGACCCGCCGTGAGTGCGCTCCTCAAAGGCCCCCGAGCCGCTGCGACCGATGCCGCAGGCAACATCTACATTGCGGACTCCGGAGACAACCGTATCCGTGAGGTCCTCAACCCGGCCTCCGGCCTTCCCGGCGCGGGCAACATCCAGACAGTCGCAGGCACCGGCGTAACAAGCTCCACGGGTGATGGCGGCCTTGCAACCATCGCAACGATCTCCAACCCGCAGGGAGTCGCGGTGGATACCAGCGGCAACCTTTACATCTCCGAGAGCTCGCATGTACGGGTCGTCTGCGTAGCCTGCAGCAGCGGCAGCGGCCTCTCAGCACTGCTGGTCAAGCTGGGCGTAAGCGCACCGGCCAACGGCAACATCTACACCATCGCCGGCACTGCCTCGAGTTCCAATCCCTCGCTCACGCCGGGGCTCGGAACCACAGTCAACATGAGCCCGCAGAAGATTTCGCTTGACCCCAACGGCAACCTCTACATCGCAGACTCCGGCAACAACGTCGTCTGGTTTGAAGATGGACGCACGGGTTACACCAGCCTTCTCGTAGGTGGGGGTACGGCTTTCACATGCACCGGTTCTGCGATCGGCGATGGCTGCGTCGCTACTCAAGGGATCGTCGGTTCAAATGGCGGCAATGGCTTCGGCATCGGGCTGGACGGGAAGGGCAATCTCTACGTCTCAGACTCCACCAATCTCCGCATTCGGAAGGTCTTAAACAACCTCCGCTTCCCAGGCGGTCCTGTCGGCGCGGCCATCGCGCAGACAGTGAAGTTCCACTTCCTGCCCGGCGATACCCCGGCGACGCTGGCCGTCAGTTCTTCAGAGTTCGCCCTCTCCACTGGCAACTGCATCGCCAACAAGACCGACACCACCACAGACTGCACCTACAGCGTCACGTTCACTCCAAAGGTCGCCGGACTTCGTACCAGCAGCCTCGGCGTCGCCACCAGCTTGGGCAACCCAGGAACCCTGGGCCTCTCCGGCAATGGAGTCGGAGCAGGAGCGACGCTCGATCCCGCTACTCAACTTAGCTTCGGTACGAATGTAACGCCGAATGCCATTGCGATCGACAACAGTGGGAACGTCTTCGTCGCAGACTCCGGCAGCGAGACCGTTTTGGAGTATGCAGCGGGCTCTGCGTCGCAGGGTTCCGCGGCAGTCGGCAAGACCGTGCAGTCCTTCATGAATCCCGCCGCACTCGCAACGGACTCCATGGGCAACGTATACGTCGCCGATGCCACGACCGGTTTCATCACGGTCCTATCTCCGAACGGAACCTCCAGGACGCTCAGCACCTCCTTCTCCGCTCCACGTGGCCTCGCCGTCGATGCCCTGGACAACCTGTACGTCGCGGATGCCGGAGCAAAAACGCTAACGGAGATCGGGGTCAACGGAGTTGCTGCACGAACGCTCGTCACTGCGGGCCTGACCGCACCGGGTGCCCTGGCAGTCGATTCAAACTCCAACGTCTTCGTTGCCGATAGCAGCGCCGGAGCGGTCTATCGGATTGACGGACAGACGCTCGCCAGTTCCACCGTCACAACCGCCGCCACCGCCCCTCGCGCGTTAGCAATCGATGCTGCCGGAAATCTGATCATCGCCGACAGCTCCTCCAACCAACTGCTCGCCATCCCCGCGAACACCGCAAGCGCTCCCTTCGCCGTTGCCACTGGCCTTCCTGCCAATGCACTTGCAATGGATGGCGCCGGCAACCTCTACACCGCATCCGCGACCAACCAACTTCTTGAGCTCCTGAGAACCCAGGCAACCACAACCTTCAACGGCACAGCCGCGGCACCCGCCACAGTCTCACTTCTCTCCACTGGAAACGCAATCGCGAACCTCGCACTGACCAGCCCGGATCAGACCAACTTCGCGCTTGCCTTCAGCACTTCAAACGGCTGCAGTGGAACGGCTGCAGCTATCGTCGTCACGACGGGAAGCACCTGCCAGTTCACCTCCACCTTCACCCCGTCTTCCCGCAACAACTTCACCAACACGGCGACCCTGGCCGGCAACGCGGCCAACGCAGCTCTTGCCACGCCGCCCACGCTGGAGATCATTCAGACCGGCAACAATGCGCCCTTTCCAGTCGCACTCACCTTCGGAAGCTCCGTCCCGGCTTCCCCGGTTGTCGGCGATACGATCATGCTGAACGCAAGCATCACTTCCATCTATGGAACGCCCAGTGGGACGGTAGTCTTCTCCGTGGATGGCAACGCGCTGCCAGCCTCGCCAGTCAGCAACGGAGCAGCTTCCACGACGGTGTCGGGCCTGACAGCAGGTAACCACAACGTCGCCGCCACCTTCACGAGCAGTGACCCAGCCTTCGCGAACGCCTCTGCAACAGCGGTCGTTCTCACCGTGCAGAAAGCCTCCGCCAACGTGATGCTCTCCATCGACAACGCCTCGCAGATCTACGGCGCGGCCAACTCTGCCACCGTCACCATCGCCACAAGCTCCGGCACGCCGACAGGCACGGTTCAGTTCCTCATCGACGGAGTCAACTCCGGCACGCCCGTCCCTGTCTCCGGTGGCATCGCAAAATACGCGCTCCCAACCCTGACCGCGGGCAAGCATGTCATCACCGCCGCATACTCCGGAGACAGCTCATTCGCCTCCGCCAACGCTGCCGGAATAACTGTAACGGTCAGCCAGGCGACAGCCGCCGTCGCACTGACAACAAATCCCTCCACGGCCAACACCGGTGCGTCCATCATGCTCACGGCCAACGTGACCTCCTCCGCAGGTGCGCCGAGTGGGACCATCCAGTTCTTCACAGGAAGTACCGCTCTCGGATCACCCGTCCAGTTGACTGCAGGGATCGCAACCCTCTCCACAACAGCTCTCCCCTCCGGCCGCGATAGCGTCACAGCTACCTACTCCGGAGACACCAACTTCGGCACCATCACCTCCCTCGCAACCACGGTGATCGTAAAAACACTTCCAACGCTCGCGCTTACCGTAAGCCCTGCAATCCCCGTCGCTGGCGAGCCACAGGGGCAGAACGAAACCTTCACCGCAACCTTGTCCAGCGCAAGCTCTGCCACTGGAACGGTGACGTTCCTGGACGGAGCTTCACCGCTCGGTGCGGCCGTGGCTTTGACCAATGGCTCGGCAACCTTCAGTACAAATGCCTTTGCTGTCGGCACCCATAGCATCACGGCGCAGTACTCGGGCGACACGCTCAACGCCGGCGCAGCCAGTACTCCTCTGACCTTTACCACCTTGTCGTCACTGCTTCCCGGCTTCGCCGCTTCGTCGGTCTCCTCGCTCACCGTTGCCGCCGGTGGAAGCGCCACCGGCACGCTCACCCTGACACCGGGCACGCTGTACGGCGGAACGATCACCCTCTCCTGCGCCAGCCCTTCGGCGACGCTGACTTGCAGCATGAGCCCCGCGTCGCTGACCTTTTCAACATCCACCTCTATCCCGCAGACTGCAGCGGTCACCGTAACTGCATCCGCCAACCAAGCGCGCCTGGGCTCACCCTTTCCTGGAGACATGGGAATCCGCCTGGCCGCGATCTTTGGCCTGCCCGGTCTCGCCATGTTGGGTCTGCGGCGTCAAAACCGGAGCAGGCTCATGCTCCTTCTCTTACTCGCAGCAGCCACATGCGGCCTGTATAGCGTGACCGGGTGTGCAGGATCAGGAGCCAACGCAAGCGGCAACGTCATTCT